The genomic DNA GCGGTCGTCGCAATGACCGCTCACCTGACGGCCGTTGACCGTCATTGTTACTTTCGCCATTTCGCTCCTCCGGGGTCGGTCAATGCCAACACGAGCGCGGCCGGAAAGTCGGGTGAGATGGTTCACGCGACTAGGGTACGCGCCAACTGATATCGATGCCCGTCGCCCACGGATCCGCTCCTCCGGATTTTCGCAGGCTTGTTTGTATCATTTGTCTTTTTTTGGAATGCCGCAACCGCCCCTGCCCGCCGAACGACAAAATTTTTCCACGCCGGTTGTGCCGAAGGGAACTGCCTTCATGTCCCGTTCAGGAACGATATCATTATCTTGCCGGCAGGAAGAAACCGCAGCGCTCCCGTAGACTTTCGATGGGGACCGCGTATTTTCCGAACCGCAAGTTCCGGTGGAGCGGGATGTTCCCGGCTTCGCCATCATCCACGGGACGGACTGAGCGATAGGCTTGAGATCCGTAGACATCGGAGAGAACAACATGAAGAAAGCCATCGCACTTGTGCTGGTCGCCCTGGCGGTCGCAAGCTGCACCCAGACGGAAAAGGGCGCCGGCATCGGTGCCGTTTCCGGCGCGATCATCGGCGGCGCTGTTACCGGCGACGTCCGT from Ensifer adhaerens includes the following:
- a CDS encoding glycine zipper domain-containing protein, whose protein sequence is MKKAIALVLVALAVASCTQTEKGAGIGAVSGAIIGGAVTGDVRGAAVGAAIGGVSGAVIGNVTEQPGQCYYRDRYGRRYIDSCPR